A genomic region of Cannabis sativa cultivar Pink pepper isolate KNU-18-1 chromosome 1, ASM2916894v1, whole genome shotgun sequence contains the following coding sequences:
- the LOC115706565 gene encoding arabinogalactan protein 16, with product MAASGLCSTALVGVVLAFFALAFASIAQAESSAPAPAPASDGTSIDQGIAYVLMLLALVLTYLIHPLDAYSSYF from the exons ATGGCAGCTTCTGGTTTATGCTCCACCGCCTTGGTTGGCGTTGTTTTGGCTTTCTTCGCTCTCGCTTTCGCTTCCATTGCTCAAGCTGAGTCTTCGGCTCCAGCTCCTGCTCCTGCCAGTGATG GGACCTCGATTGACCAAGGAATTGCGTATGTGCTGATGCTTCTGGCGTTGGTGCTTACATATCTCATCCATCCCTTGGACGCATATTCTTCCTACTTCTAG
- the LOC115706563 gene encoding mitochondrial carrier protein MTM1 — protein sequence MVGSRQGIPSWITAAAATRVDFEGGAETMFKDGSKQPPSSAAAVELSNANLGFGERAFSAAGAAVLSAILVNPLDIAKTRLQAQAAGVPYQGVCGSTCFETATVFPATKYSSSGVRSIVGAEPVCPPECGQYKGTLDVLYKIIRQEGFTRLWRGTNASLALAIPTVGIYLPCYDVFRIYMEGFTNQRSPSLTPYVPLVAGSVARSLACVTCYPVELARTRMQAFKESQAGVKPAGVWKTLHDVVNPAKSTSFLQNPVQRYRVLWTGLGAQLARDVPFSAICWSTLEPIRKRLLGLMGDEASVASVLGANFSAGFVAGSLAAAATCPLDVARTRRQIEKDPSRVLKMTTRKTLVEIWRDGGMKGLFTGVSPRVGRAGPSVGIVVSCYEVVKYTMYQRSLKNNPK from the exons ATGGTGGGATCGAGGCAGGGAATACCTTCCTGGATAACCGCGGCGGCGGCCACCAGGGTTGATTTCGAAGGAGGCGCCGAAACCATGTTCAAGGATGGTAGTAAACAACCTCCTTCTTCTGCGGCGGCGGTGGAACTTTCGAATGCCAATTTGGGTTTTGGAGAGAGGGCTTTCTCTGCTGCCGGTGCTGCTGTTCTCTCCGCTATCTTAGTTAATCCTCTTGATATTGCCAAG ACTCGGTTGCAAGCACAAGCTGCTGGAGTTCCTTATCAGGGGGTTTGTGGTAGCACATGTTTTGAAACCGCCACG GTGTTTCCTGCTACAAAGTATTCTTCATCGGGTGTGCGTTCAATTGTTGGTGCTGAACCTGTGTGCCCTCCGGAATGTGGGCAGTATAAAGGAACATTGGATGTCCTATATAAAATTATACGTCAG GAAGGTTTCACAAGATTGTGGAGAGGCACAAATGCTAGCTTAGCATTGGCTATACCAACT GTGGGGATATACTTGCCTTGTTATGATGTTTTTCGTATTTATATGGAAGGGTTCACAAATCAACGTTCTCCAAGTTTGACGCCATATGTTCCATTAGTGGCAGGATCGGTTGCTCGTTCATTGGCTTGTGTTACTTGCTACCCCGTTGAATTGGCAAGGACTCGCATGCAG GCATTTAAAGAAAGCCAAGCTGGTGTGAAGCCTGCAGGAGTCTGGAAAACGCTGCACGATGTTGTCAACCCGGCAAAGAGCACAAGCTTTCTTCAAAACC CTGTTCAAAGATATCGCGTCTTGTGGACCGGCCTTGGAGCACAACTTGCCCGTGATGTTCCATTTTCTGCAATCTGTTGGTCAACCCTAGAGCCA ATCCGGAAAAGACTTCTTGGTCTGATGGGAGATGAAGCCAGTGTAGCGAGTGTTCTTGGGGCAAATTTCTCCGCTGGCTTCGTGGCAGGAAGCCTTGCAGCTGCTGCTACATGTCCATTAGACGTAGCAAGAACACGACGACAGATTGAA AAGGATCCTTCGAGAGTTTTGAAAATGACCACAAGAAAGACTTTGGTAGAAATATGGAG GGATGGAGGAATGAAGGGACTGTTTACAGGAGTAAGTCCACGAGTTGGTCGTGCTGGTCCTTCGGTTGGAATAGTTGTCTCTTGCTATGAAGTTGTCAAGTACACTATGTATCAAAGAAGCCTCAAAAACAATCCAAagtag
- the LOC115707305 gene encoding uncharacterized protein LOC115707305 isoform X2 yields MDEQNWSFVRPLMELNEELKCVIERAWAIHGKLNSEIEQSIKLCKVCSEHGRLCDVADQIPVEERESLIGIRDSLKQVENTLLFQHECPVANLQCYFINHQM; encoded by the exons ATGGATGAGCAAAATTGGTCATTTGTAAGGCCATTAATGGAGTTGAATGAAGAGCTGAAATGTGTGATTGAGAGAGCATGGGCTATACATGGTAAGCTCAACAGTGAAATCGAACAGAGTATTAAGCTCTGTAAGGTTTGTTCAGAGCATGGTCGCTTATGCGATGTAGCAGATCAGATCCCAGTTGAGGAAAGGGAGAGCTTGATTGGCATAAGAGATTCATTGAAGCAAGTTGAGAACACCCTTTTGTTTCAACAC GAATGTCCAGTTGCAAACTTGCAGTGCTACTTCATCAATCATCAAATGTAA
- the LOC115707305 gene encoding uncharacterized protein LOC115707305 isoform X1, translated as MDEQNWSFVRPLMELNEELKCVIERAWAIHGKLNSEIEQSIKLCKVCSEHGRLCDVADQIPVEERESLIGIRDSLKQVENTLLFQHKLLCWQEKEKNEAVIYLKESRRALIELVRSYEGKSPPPNVLRELNECFGNQNIVLHSFKDGEEEANNNRWWNKYYWPKPFGFSIKCLIFLGTISCMISFSHYYRSSNPKVVASFSDSKQAQVSRSRTKDPPFNVFQARG; from the exons ATGGATGAGCAAAATTGGTCATTTGTAAGGCCATTAATGGAGTTGAATGAAGAGCTGAAATGTGTGATTGAGAGAGCATGGGCTATACATGGTAAGCTCAACAGTGAAATCGAACAGAGTATTAAGCTCTGTAAGGTTTGTTCAGAGCATGGTCGCTTATGCGATGTAGCAGATCAGATCCCAGTTGAGGAAAGGGAGAGCTTGATTGGCATAAGAGATTCATTGAAGCAAGTTGAGAACACCCTTTTGTTTCAACAC AAACTACTGTGTTggcaagagaaagagaaaaatgaAGCTGTAATTTATTTGAAAGAAAGCAGAAGAGCTTTAATTGAGTTGGTGAGGAGTTATGAAGGGAAATCACCACCACCAAATGTGTTAAGAGAGTTAAATGAATGTTTTGGTAATCAAAATATAGTTCTTCACAGCTTTAAAGATGGTGAAGAAGAAGCCAATAACAACAGATGGTGGAATAAGTACTATTGGCCAAAACCTTTTGGATTTTCAatcaagtgtttaatattttTGGGTACCATATCATGTATGATTAGTTTTAGTCATTATTATAGGAGTTCCAACCCCAAAGTTGTTGCTTCATTTTCGGATTCAAAACAAGCTCAAGTCTCAAGGTCAAGGACCAAAGATCCTCCTTTCAATGTTTTTCAGGCCAGGGGTTGA